A genomic window from Candidatus Palauibacter australiensis includes:
- a CDS encoding (2Fe-2S)-binding protein, with protein MRVSARINGVAWSGEVEPRLLLSDFLRSDVGLTGTHVGCEHGVCGACTVQLDGEPVRACLMFAVQIDGHEVTTVEGLATAAPGEAISVEQLHPVQRALHEAHGLQCGFCTPGILMTAEAFLRENPAPSRGEIREAVSGHLCRCTGYHNVVEGVALAAERLAAEGEP; from the coding sequence GTGCGGGTATCCGCCCGGATCAACGGCGTGGCGTGGTCCGGGGAGGTGGAGCCGCGCCTCCTCCTGTCGGACTTTCTGCGCTCCGACGTCGGGCTCACCGGCACGCACGTGGGATGCGAGCACGGGGTGTGCGGGGCGTGCACCGTGCAACTGGACGGGGAACCGGTTCGGGCCTGCCTCATGTTCGCGGTACAGATCGATGGGCACGAGGTGACGACCGTCGAAGGGCTCGCCACGGCGGCGCCCGGGGAAGCGATCTCCGTCGAACAGTTGCACCCGGTCCAGCGGGCGCTGCACGAGGCGCACGGTCTGCAGTGCGGCTTCTGCACCCCCGGCATCCTGATGACGGCGGAGGCCTTCCTGCGCGAGAATCCGGCGCCTTCGCGGGGGGAGATCCGCGAGGCGGTGTCCGGGCACCTGTGCCGCTGCACCGGCTATCACAACGTCGTGGAGGGCGTCGCGCTCGCGGCCGAGCGCCTCGCGGCGGAGGGGGAACCGTGA